The Acanthopagrus latus isolate v.2019 chromosome 13, fAcaLat1.1, whole genome shotgun sequence genome contains a region encoding:
- the htr3b gene encoding 5-hydroxytryptamine receptor 3B: MLLFSAHLAECVPEKPKRSALNQLTRTLLRKYDCGVRPVHNWTSLTKVYIDLILQSVLDVDGKTQSITTSIWYRQIWTDEFLVWDPEEFDGINEISLSSDAIWIPDVIVSEFVDEGKSAPIPYVYVNSSGSVKNYRPMQVVVACSLEMYAFPFDKQNCSLTFRSWLHSVKEIDLALWRSAEAIANDKREFMNDGEWELLSIPSRYWQIHQDNIKYAHIQFNVLIRRRPLLYVVGLLIPSIFLMLVDVISFYLPLNSGTRIGFKISILLGYTVFRVNMTDELPSSAVSTPLIGVFFAVCMAMLMLSLIKSILVVKLLCHSEKEVKQMSISACLLDKYGSAGHNFSESALTSIKTLDCINPSGDYELEPSLEEDLLSLNEIQEAPSGLEWLLQELAFLRLALSQDDTESSAQDEWLALCSKLDIFLFRFYLFVLVLYAGTLLSLWARWSFA; the protein is encoded by the exons ATGCTGTTATTCTCAG CTCATCTAGCTGAATGTGTGCCAGAGAAGCCAAAGAGATCAGCTCTGAACCAGCTGACCAGGACCCTCCTCAGGAAGTACGACTGTGGAGTTCGACCTGTTCACAACTGGACCAGTCTCACCAAGGTCTACATAGACCTCATACTACAGTCTGTCCTGGATGTG GATGGAAAGACCCAGAGCATAACTACGAGTATTTGGTACAGGCAG aTCTGGACAGATGAGTTCCTGGTTTGGGACCCAGAAGAGTTTGACGGAATTAACGAGATCTCACTGTCGTCTGACGCCATCTGGATACCTGATGTTATCGTGAGCGAATT CGTGGATGAGGGGAAGTCCGCACCGATCCCCTACGTGTACGTCAACTCCTCTGGCTCCGTGAAGAACTACCGGCCCATGCAGGTGGTGGTGGCCTGCAGCCTGGAGATGTACGCCTTTCCATTTGACAAACAGAACTGCAGCCTTACTTTCCGCAGCTGGCTTCACTCAG tgaAGGAAATAGACCTGGCTCTGTGGAGGAGCGCGGAGGCCATTGCTAATGACAAGAGGGAGTTCATGAATGATGGAGAATGGGAACTGTTGTCCATTCCTTCCCGCTACTGGCAAATCCACCAAGACAACATCAAATATGCCCACATCCAGTTCAAT GTGTTGATCCGCCGGCGCCCCCTGCTGTACGTAGTGGGACTCCTCATCCCCAGCATCTTCCTCATGCTGGTAGATGTGATCAGCTTCTACCTGCCCTTGAACAGCGGTACACGCATCGGCTTTAAGATCAGCATACTGCTGGGATACACCGTCTTCAGAGTCAACATGACAGATGAACTGCCTTCCTCTGCAGTCAGCACTCCACTCATAG GTGTGTTCTTCGCAGTGTGCATGGCCATGCTGATGCTCAGCCTGATCAAGTCTATACTGgtggtgaagctgctctgccaCAGTGAGAAAGAGGTCAAGCAAATGTCAATATCTGCCTGCCTGCTGGACAAGTATGGCTCCGCTGGTCACAACTTCAGCGAGAGCGCCTTGACCTCCATCAAAACCCTGGACTGCATCAACCCATCCGGAG ATTATGAACTGGAGCCCTCTCTGGAGGAGGATCTGCTGTCCCTGAATGAGATCCAGGAGGCTCCCTCTGGGCTGGAGTGGCTTCTCCAGGAGCTGGCCTTCCTACGCCTGGCTTTATCCCAGGATGACACTGAGTCTTCAGCTCAGGATGAATGGCTGGCCCTCTGCTCTAAGCTCGACATCTTCTTGTTCCGCTTCTACCTGTTTGTTCTGGTCTTGTATGCCGGTACTCTGCTGTCGCTCTGGGCCAGATGGAGCTTTGCCTGA